GATTTCTACAGATTTCAATTTCTATATATCTGCATAATTTTATTAAGTCAAGAAATAAATTAAACGGGATATTGAATTTCTCGTTTCAACTCTTGTCAAGAAAAAAGCCTTTGCATATATCTATATTTACAGACATTCATCCACATTTGTTTACTGCTTTGCTTTTTTTAAAAAACAATATCCTATTAATGCAAATATAGCAATTTGTATGCCAAAATAAGGGACTTTTCTGAAATAACCTGTTCTTATGCGTATATAAATAGATTACGGGAGTTTATTTTAAAAATAGAATTAAGCGCGAAATTATAAAATGGGAACTACTGTTCCCATTTATTGATTTGTAATTTACCCGAACTCAATGAATGACAAAGGATATGTGAAAAATGGGAATGGAAGTTCCCATTCTTCGAAGTTCTCATTTTAGTGTAGGATAATTTTTGCAAGCTAAATTAAATAAGAATGATCTCGAGTTAATTTTTGTGGGAAAGCTTGTTGTCTTGAATCAGAATATACTTTTTTATTGACGCTAAACATTTTTATAATAAAATAAACACCAAGGGTAAAAAGAGGGATAAGATGAAAAAAAAGACAGTACTTTTTGTTTGTATAGAGAATGCTTGCCGCAGTCAAATGGCGGAAGGATTCGCAAAAGCGTATGCTGTTGATACAGTGGATGCTTATAGTGCGGGCTCAAGCCCTTCAGGAGTGATTAGTCCAATTGCAGTAAAGGTTATGAAAGAAAAAAGAATAGACATATCATCTCAAATATCAAAAGGTTTTGGTCAATTATCAATACCAAAGTTTGATTACATTATTACTATGGGATGTAAAGATATGTGCCCATTCTATCCGGGAGCGAAAAGAATTGAATGGGAAATACCAAGCCTAAAAGGGAAATCCATAGAAGAATTTAGGGAAATACGAGACAAAATTGAGAAAAGAGTAATAGAATTCATAGATTCAATAATAGAAGAAAAGGAATAACAAAATACAGAAAAATAAGATATGCTGAAAACTAAATCAGTTTATGATACTAAAACCCCAGAAGACGGGATAAGAATCCTCGTTATGAGGAAATGGCCAAGAGGTGTCCCAAAGGCTAATGTAGATAGGTGGATAAAAGAACTGGGCCCAAGCACAGAACTATTGAATGACTGGACTGAACACAAGATTAACTGGGGAGAATATGAAAAAAGGTACAGATGTGAGATGGAGAATCCCGAGAGACAGCAATCAATTAGAAAGATAGCCGAATTGTCAGGGGAAAAGGCAGTAACCTTGCTTTGTTGGGAAAAATCCGACGAGTATTGTCATAGAAGATTATTAAAAGAGCTGATTGAGAAATTATAAAGGAGGACAAATGCAATTAGATGATATAAAAATTTCAGAAGCAATCATAGAAAGGTATATGAAAAAGTTAATTGCCTCGCTTGACGTGGATGTTGCCATTGCAGGCGCAGGTCCTTCCGGACTTACTGCTGCCTTTTATCTTGCCAGAAAGCATAAAAAGGTAGCGCTTTTTGAACGTCATCTTTCAGTAGGCGGGGGAATGTGGGGTGGTGGGATGATGTTTAACGAAATTGTGGTTCAGGAAGAAGGCAGGCAAATACTGGAAGAATTTGATATTGATACAAAAAAATGGAAACATGGCTATTATACTGCAAGTTCTGTGGAAACTGTGAGCAGTTTGACACGTTCAGCAGTAAAAGCAGGAACGCAAATATTCAATCTGATATCCGTAGAAGACGTTATGCTGCAAAAAGGCAGAGTTACAGGGCTTGTACTAAACTGGAGTGCAACACAAATTGCTAATTTACATGTTGATCCTTTAACGATAAGGTCAAAATACGTAATTGAGGCAACCGGACATCCGACAGAGGTTCTAAAAGTTATAGAGAGAAAATCGGGGAAAAAGCTATCAACTCCTTCCGGTGGAATTGAAGGAGAACGCTCAATGTGGGCAGACGTTGGAGAAAAATCTCTTATTAAGAATACGAAAGAAGTATTCCCGGGAGTATGGGTAACAGGAATGGCGGCAAATGCAGCTTACGGCTCACCACGGATGGGACCTATATTTGGAGGAATGCTGTTATCCGGAAAATACTGCGCGGAACAGATACTCAAGCAATTGAAATAACTTTTATTATCTAATCATTCATACCATTTTCTTCAAAAGAGGAATAAAAAATCTGTAGCTTGTGGTTTTTCCTGTATTCTACAGGCGTAGTGTGTTCCTTATTTTTGAAAACTCTAGAGAAGTTATCTTGCGCAAGTCCTATTTTTTTCGCAATATCCTCAGCATCAAGGCTTGTTTTTATAAGCAATTCTTTTGCTTTTGCAATCCTAATGTCATTTATAAATTGCTTCAAACTAACTTTCATTGTATTTCCCCAGAGATACGAGAAACTTTTGTAATGCATATTAACATAAGATGCAATTTTTTCCAATGATAAATTTCTTTTTGTATAATTTTTCTCTATGTATTCAAGTCCTGTCAGGATTCTTGGGGAGGCATTTAACAGTTGTTTCTTGTATTTCTTTAGTTCTTTTGAATATATTTTATCAACTTTTCGCTTCATATTTATATTTCCAGTGTTTTTTTTATCTTCTCTAAATCCTTTTCTTTCAGCTTTGTCTCTGCATTACAAACTGAGCATTTATGTAGAGGACAATCTTGTGGATTCTTTATATGGTCTTTTATCCAATCTATATGATTGCCGATTTTCTGGCCTTCGCAATTACTGCATTGGATTATGACCATTTTGTTTTCTTCGTGCATCCCTTTTTGGATGTCTATTAGGGTGATGTAGTTGATGGACATTAGGAAAGAATAATATACTCTTGTTTTTTTGCAAGGGAAAAATTAATCGAGAATTAAATAGGAATATTTTAGTTAATAGATGGGAGAGAAAATTAGTACTCCTTTTATCAATACAAATGAATAGAAATAAGTATTGTGTCCCCCGGAATTGCCCCATATGAAATAAATTTTATTTTAGCCCTCGTATTCTGAAGTTGAAATGGTTGTCCATTTATGATGACAATTTTTACACTGATAATGATTCCTATATGTAACACGCGTAATATGAACTTGTTCTTTTCTTTCTGTTCTACTTATTTCTTTTCCTTTTTTATCTCGTGTAATATCATATCGCTTAACTGTTTTATAATCTCCCTCTCTCCCGATTTCTTCTCGTCCATTAGATTCCCTTACCCACCATTTTTTGCAGGATGGGCATCGACTTTTAAGTCCTAAAATTAAAACAATCAATCCAGTTGCAATACAAATTAGCCAAAAATAAATTTGTCCATTACTCATAACAAGTTTCCTATCTTATATTAGTAATATATATTTCTTGAGTTGTGGTACAATCTCATAATTACTTATTTCCTAAAAAGATAGTAATATTATCCTCTGTTAACTAAATTTAAGCTTTATTTTGCTGTCAGCAACTCATCTTATCAAACTTCTAAAGACTTTTATAAGGATAACTATAACAATACACATTGCTCCTATAAAACACCAAGCCAACGCACCAAAACCATTATTTCCATTAAGACATAACATTCCAATAACCCAGCAAAGAATACCTGCCAACAACAAAATAGTACGTATATTTATTCTTTTTATGTTTTTCATCTTTTCTCCCCTATCTCATTAAGACAAGTTTCTTAGTGGATTTGTAGTTGCCGGCGGCAAATCTTACAAAATAGATACCAGCAGAAAGTCCTATTGCATTAAAACTAACATCATAACTACCGGCTTCTTTCTCCCCGTTCACTAATGTCTTTACCGGTCTACCGGTAATATCATAAATTTTCAGTAAAACCTTAGTTTTCATCGGTATCTGATAGGAAATCGTTGTGGTCCGAATAAATGGATTTTGAGTTGTTTTTATCTTTGGTACTCTATCTTTTAGTCCTGCACTCTCTTCAATACCCGTTAAATTAAAGTCAATATTAGGTGTGGTATTTGGCATTGTAACAGAAACAAGGTCTGCACTTGCAGAGTCAGGGGCGTCATTATACCATCTTGTTTCATATCCTGTTTTAGAAGCAGATACCTTGTAATCTCCTGTACGAAGGTTTATTAATTTATATGTGCCGTCAATGCCTGTTTTACTACTAACGGATAACCAATTATACCAACTATTCAAATAAAACCACGCTGAAACTCTAGCGCTATCTATCGGTGATGCCCCATAAACAGTCCCTGTAATAATTCCATTCTTTTCAAGATTAAAATCGATATTCAAAACTGAATCGGGGACAGTTACATATATAGAGTCAGCGGTTTGCCAATTATTTTTATTGTTGTACCATTCAAATGCATGAACCGTATCATTCCAAATGTTAGGAGAAGCCCAAAGTTTATAACAGCCTGTTGGTAAATTAGTAATAACATAATTCCCAGTAGAATCAGTTTCTCCGGTCTCCATCCATTCCCCTGAATTTGTATTAAACGCGACAATGTCTACGCCTTCAAGAACTCCTTTTGTCCCGTATACTTTCCCTTTAATTTTTGCTCCCATATATAAGTTGAAATTAATGTTTTTAGCAGTATCGGGAGCAGTTACACTTACCGTATTTGCTTCATTCCAATTAGACTTATTGTTCCAATAAAGGTCAACATAACTTTCTTCGTTATATGTTCGAACTTTATAATTTCCTGTAAGAAGAGCATAAGTTATAATATAATAACCGTTTGAATCAGTGGTAGTTTCGGACATATAGTAATCTTTAATATTAGTGTCATAAATATAAACCCTTACATTTTTAAGCGGACTTCCCTTATTAGAAGTAATGTATCCTGATATATACCCACCGCGAGACAACTCAAAATTAATATTTCTCATCGTATCAGGAAAAGTTACATTTATTATATTGGCACTATCTATGTCATATTTATTATTGTACCATTCATCAATATATCCCGTTGAATTTACTGTTTTAAGTTTACAACTAACAAAAGGTATATTTAAACTATGAATAGTGTATTGTCCTAAAGAATCGGTTTTCCAGTTTCCACTGCTCCAACTATGATTACCTTCAAGATTATGAACTTCAAATTCTATACCTTTTAATGGGTTTCCGTAATTGTCGGCAACAGTCCCCATAATAGTTCCAAGTGTATCATTACTTTTAAGAAATTTGCTGTCTTCGTTTTTCAAAATATTATTCTGAATATTTTGTCTTTCGTTTAACCTCCCGAATCTTTCCATAAACCAAGGTTTGCGAGTTTC
This is a stretch of genomic DNA from bacterium. It encodes these proteins:
- a CDS encoding AraC family transcriptional regulator, whose protein sequence is MKRKVDKIYSKELKKYKKQLLNASPRILTGLEYIEKNYTKRNLSLEKIASYVNMHYKSFSYLWGNTMKVSLKQFINDIRIAKAKELLIKTSLDAEDIAKKIGLAQDNFSRVFKNKEHTTPVEYRKNHKLQIFYSSFEENGMND
- a CDS encoding arsenate reductase ArsC, with protein sequence MKKKTVLFVCIENACRSQMAEGFAKAYAVDTVDAYSAGSSPSGVISPIAVKVMKEKRIDISSQISKGFGQLSIPKFDYIITMGCKDMCPFYPGAKRIEWEIPSLKGKSIEEFREIRDKIEKRVIEFIDSIIEEKE
- a CDS encoding sulfide-dependent adenosine diphosphate thiazole synthase, which encodes MQLDDIKISEAIIERYMKKLIASLDVDVAIAGAGPSGLTAAFYLARKHKKVALFERHLSVGGGMWGGGMMFNEIVVQEEGRQILEEFDIDTKKWKHGYYTASSVETVSSLTRSAVKAGTQIFNLISVEDVMLQKGRVTGLVLNWSATQIANLHVDPLTIRSKYVIEATGHPTEVLKVIERKSGKKLSTPSGGIEGERSMWADVGEKSLIKNTKEVFPGVWVTGMAANAAYGSPRMGPIFGGMLLSGKYCAEQILKQLK
- a CDS encoding DUF488 family protein, producing the protein MLKTKSVYDTKTPEDGIRILVMRKWPRGVPKANVDRWIKELGPSTELLNDWTEHKINWGEYEKRYRCEMENPERQQSIRKIAELSGEKAVTLLCWEKSDEYCHRRLLKELIEKL
- a CDS encoding T9SS type A sorting domain-containing protein; the protein is MKSFKIYFIIGILGVLLTNSVFAKETRKPWFMERFGRLNERQNIQNNILKNEDSKFLKSNDTLGTIMGTVADNYGNPLKGIEFEVHNLEGNHSWSSGNWKTDSLGQYTIHSLNIPFVSCKLKTVNSTGYIDEWYNNKYDIDSANIINVTFPDTMRNINFELSRGGYISGYITSNKGSPLKNVRVYIYDTNIKDYYMSETTTDSNGYYIITYALLTGNYKVRTYNEESYVDLYWNNKSNWNEANTVSVTAPDTAKNINFNLYMGAKIKGKVYGTKGVLEGVDIVAFNTNSGEWMETGETDSTGNYVITNLPTGCYKLWASPNIWNDTVHAFEWYNNKNNWQTADSIYVTVPDSVLNIDFNLEKNGIITGTVYGASPIDSARVSAWFYLNSWYNWLSVSSKTGIDGTYKLINLRTGDYKVSASKTGYETRWYNDAPDSASADLVSVTMPNTTPNIDFNLTGIEESAGLKDRVPKIKTTQNPFIRTTTISYQIPMKTKVLLKIYDITGRPVKTLVNGEKEAGSYDVSFNAIGLSAGIYFVRFAAGNYKSTKKLVLMR